The genomic window GTATTATTTGATTCAATAAAAtgtgccgtctctctctcttgccttctTCTAACGTTGCATTGTTTTAAGAtgttcataccatggatcatttagctatttgattttgaattttaggacccctttagttattaaaaaaatataaacaaatgatttgataaaatattgaatttggcctttactactgtagcccatagaaacgcattgaataacattcataaatggcaaaaaaaagaCAGTGAAAAAATGTATCatcaggttttgaagtgtctgtgcTATATCTAGGAGacataagaaagctcaggaaatattttttagttttttagccacatatttaaccccttatttttgttgccacaaaactacctccatacttccattaatttgtatgggtaaccttcagacgagtcccgtgacacttgtgggggccgtagagcaaaacggagaacaccattgcgttcgtgagagtctcatctttccatagagtggttagttggccaaaccgttcggacgctacagacatttttgtgAGTAGatcgatttttgggatgtctcatggtctgacaaacatcgctgTAGCTCGGCTACCTTCTACCGCAGATGTTGAAGGCCGACATTGGCGGATATCTCTAACTTAAAATTGACAGACGGGTACATCAGTAGACACTTAAGGATTAACAGAAGAAGTGATCTTGAatgtagcctggtcccatatctgtctgtgctgtcttgccaacgtGGTCATGCCAATGACCCATAGGAGTTGGAAAGACAGCATGAACAGAACTGAGACCAGGCTATCTTGAATGAGGCTGATTTAACGGCATTGTGCACTCTATACAGATCAACACAGAACATCCGGGGAGGTTTTATTGTCCGCCGAAGTAGTACAAATACACATGATCTTATTCTACATTCAATCCCTATACAGTCTGAGGGATGCTcagtgtcatcatcatcatcatcattgttaTTTGTCATTAAATAACTATTCCTGAAGAGGACTTATAGATGTAACGTTACACACAGGACTTGATGGTTTCTCTAACCAGTGGGTTACTGAACACAGTTATCTCTCTAGGCAGGTTTGAGTTCCTAGAGAAAAATAAATGCTGTTGCTATCTCGCTTTCAAACCAAGATGCATGAACAGTGGAGCAATCTGGAGATAAGAAGATATTCAGCAACTCTTGGTAGGACAATGGAAGTTGTTGAAGCAAACTTATATTATCCTAACTGGAGCTGAGTTCCTAAACATGACAGTTTGTTCAAGGTGTTGTTAAGCGTCAGATTGGTGGTTGGCTCTCTCCTTGGCTCTTTTCATAATCCGCTCCAGGTCAGCCATGACAGGCAGTGGGCCCTCATACTTGTTGGTCTCGATGGCCCTCAGCTTCTCCTGGTAGTTCTTCGGCAAGCCATTCTGCTCCGCCCCCATTAAAATCACCTGGGGCAACCAGAGAACAATTAACATAAGACATTTATAATTTAATAGGAAGTTAAACCATATTAATCAGACAATCACTTATACAGTATTTTCTGTTATTTAACAACAAATAAATTACCAATGGCGCCCATTCAAATCCAGAACTGCCCCAGGGGCAGAAACATCAATAGTAACTACCCTTATGCTATAGTAACTGCCCCAAGAATGTGTGTATCTGAAATACTGTACCCATCggaccacacaccacaccacacatagAACACGCCACATAACAGAAGAACAATGCACTCAGCTCAACCGTATGAGTCTGGTACATACACGACAGAGCACGGCACAAAGCTTCCGTGGTCACAAAGCCATGCTCCACGCCTGTTACGCTTCCGTGGTCACAAAGCCATGCTCCACGCCTGTTACATTCGCTGGCTGTTTTTCTCACACCACTTTGATTATTTAGCTAGAGCTTTTAGATGTGCAATGAACCATCTGGAATCACAGTTTAGTAACTGTTCACATTGTCCAATACAGTGCATGGGATTGGATAAATCCTGAATGAATTGATGGATATCTACTAAATAAAAAATACCTGGAATGTAGTTTTCCAGATGCTTCAGAGAGGGAGGTTGTATTTTGGAGAGGGGCTGTGAGTAAATAGTCTAAAAATCCCCTGACCTAGTTGCTGCTCTTTCCCTATTGTCTTTTCAACACAAAGCCATCTGGGAGCTGTCAGGGGCAAACGCCAGAaaaaacaccacaacactactgGTCTTTTTGCCACAacagtgagtgagtgacagagacTCATTCAAGAGGATGATGTCACCCAAACTGTCATCCACAAGTGACTAGTGATGTGTGAATTCCTTTTTTCACATGCTTTAGAGATCTCTTCATTGTCCCATTGTATATCTATAGAGAGCCCCACTTCATTAACAACGCTCCTCTCCACACTTTGTAAGGTCCCTAACGTCTTAAAGGGTTCAGTGTCAAGTCCATGTTCTTATTTGGAATAACAGAGATATAAATAGATTGAGAAAGTGAGACAGCatgcgatagagagagagagagagagagagagagagagagagagagagagagagagagagagagagagagagagggaggaaaatagTATAAAAGGAGGTGTGCTACCTTGAGGTACTGTGGAGACGGTGGAGCGTAAATACAGCTGTTCATGATGTAGGTGCGACAGTTGAGCTCTTGTCCCCGAGTCTTCACATTCACCTCCACAGGGCTGTAGGCCCCTAGTCTCACGTTCTcctggctgcacacacacacacacacacacacacaaatacacacacatgaatacacccacacacacaacttTAGAACTGGTTAGATCTAGACCGCATCAACCACAATGAAGAAGCACTCAGAATGACACAACAGACCCAGTAGACACACTATACACCAACTAGGATTAGGTGAACAAGATAAAGGTATCTTACCTGTCTAGAGACGCGAGGTCAGCCACATTCATCCTCCACACCACTCCCCACACCTCGTTCGCTGGGCTGTTCTCGATGGTCGCCACACCCCCATGCCACCGGTCACTGGCCAGACCCTTGTAGTTCCCAAATACCAGCTTGTAGtcctggagagaaggagagatagaggggtcagGTTAAGGTCAGGTGTCCTCCCAGGTCCTCATTATAGTCAGGTCGGGTCGTACCTTGAGCCTGGCCACACAGTGGATGGTAGCGGAGGGGTTCTTGAGCTGGAGCCTCTCCTTCAGTAGGTTGCTGCCGTAGGCAAAGTACAGGAAGGTGTGGGTTTCTATGTTGTCATCCATcctatcagagaggaagaggagctgGAGCAGGAGGGGGAAGGGCagggtgaggaagaggaggaggaggaggagtcaagGGAAGACAAGGAGAAAAAGGAGAAGTCAAAGGaagacaaggaggaggaggaggaggaggaggaggaggaggaggaggaggaggaggaggaggaggaggaggaggaggaggagagaatagagagtaACCACAGTCAGCAGGAGGGCTTGGAGGCGGAGCAGAGACGCAAGGTGAGGTCATGATCACTAGTGTGACAGAGATCAAACCCTGCGCCCCCCTCTTTTATACCAGCCCTCTCTCCACTCACTGACTCCCCATTCTCATGCTAATCCAACGGGCCTGCCCTGTGCTGGGCTGTGCCCACCACTgccacacaatacacacacagccTGCTGGTTGCTGAGCCTTATGGCCTGATCAGTCTGAGCTCACAGTCACAACAGCATGTCATTCACAGTGTGCTACAACAAGCCTGCATAGCGCTGTCTAGTGGACAGAGAGGTTATTGGTGTGTTGCAGCTGATGCTTTGACAAATAGGCCAATCCATCACTCATGCTTGCATGCATGCACATGCATTTATGTTTACACCACCATTGGTAATCAGGCAGACCTCAATTTTGCTTTGAAATCATGTCATGAGCactggtgtagtggagggtaaacgcagTTTACACACCTTTTTTATTTTGCGCCAAGCTTTACCCATCTTTTGTGGAAAAATGCTTTGAAAGTATATGGAACATTACTGGTCATAGGAATGGAAGGCTAAACATAAACACAGCTGGTCCATCAAGGTCCAGTAGGTAACTTtgtgggcgacctgaccaaattcacataaaaAAGTGAGTTATAGATCGGTCATTCCTATTGAAAGCAAGTTTGATACCGCggcagatctgttctatgtgcactatttctatgcttttgGTCTTTAAAATGAGCTTTTGCAtctttttactttcggttttgtacaccagcttcaaacagctgacaatacaatatttttggttattgaaaatatatttcacagcagtttataTTGTATAATGGTTTTCTACACTGCCATTTACAACGAAAATAGagatttggtaaaaaaaaaaaaaaaaacgcccCCCTTTAAGTTTGCCAAAGTCCCGAAATCAGCGTTAGCCGAAACGGCCCTGTGGGCAACAGATTACCAtgacatatgatgtggttagctgatatgtaaaatacctatccaggcattgtaagatctggcatgcatTAGCAACGTCCGAGCAGGGGAACACGACCAATAACACAAGGTACAATAGATAGAAATTGCTcatccatttcctggttgctaaaatgttATCAtattttatgtgacaaaacaaaaacGCACCCCTTTAAATCTGTCCTACAGTTACCTGTAGCAGTAGGCTACAATGAGAATGGAACAGCTggattacatttacgtcatttagcagacgctcttatccagagcgatttacagttagtgagtgcatacattcttcttttatactggacccccgtgggaatcgaacccacaaccctggcgtcgcaaatgccatgctctaccaactgagctacatccctgccggccattccctcccctaccctgggccaattgtgcgcccccccatgggtctcccggtcgcggccggctacgacagagcctggatacgaaccaggatctctagtggcacagctagcactgcgatgcagtgccttagaccactgcgccactcgggagacctcaATGGCTTGAGTCACGCAAAAGGGAATATAACATTGCAGATAAAGTTCGGAATTACACAATtccatgtgtacaacatctaaagacctgcatcactatgcTGAGAGCTTTGCCATTTCTAAAATGACTTTTGTGGATGTTTTTGGTGactttgttcatgtttttttcGAGGCCCCCATACTACTCAATGAGCATGATGAAGTGATTCGCTGTTTGGGGTAAATTTCTCAAAAACGTGAAATCTGAAAAAAACATGGCATTTACATCAGAAATAGCAATTTGGttgtacattttatttatttatcctttaacagtgagtgagtgatgaCCATGAAAACACACAAGACTGATAGTTATATTCAAAAAGTATATTATTCTTCCTGCATTATCTAGCTCTATTTGTGATATTTTACCTTGCCTTGCTAGTTTGATAGGTAATCCATCTCAGATGACAACtgttcagtggcggctcctgaaaaaattctgatgatttaggtgacctacacacattttaaaaaagatatgtccagcaacaacatgaagacaggggcagcatataagtcaataccaaaagcatttattgactgatctcaaaagtgttggcttaccagggttggtggagccctcagtttcatctttgcctcgcaaagctaactcaaacactccgcaaaacttgtcCACCAGTATCTGTCTTTTTATCTCACGTTGTACATCTCTTAAAGCCTGTCTATCACCCCCAGCATAAACTGCCTTCTTCCTATCAAGTAGTGATTTTAGATGTTTTGATACCCAAGGCTTGTTGTTAGGGAAGATTTTACAGGTCTTAGTAGGCACAACTGACTCaacacagaagtttacatagtctGAAATAACCTCTGTGAGTTCATCCAGATCAGAGCTGCTGTCCTCAAATACCTCCCACATTGTACAGTCAAAACACCCCAAGTGATACTGTTGTCATTCCAGATCTGGACAGTTTTAACTGTGGGTTTCTCCCTCTCCAGGAGGCGACAGTAAATTGGCCTGAGGTAGACCACATTGTGGTCTGATGTCCCCAGAGGAGGTCTGGTGGTGGCAGAGAACGCCTTTGGTATTGTCCCATAGCACAAATCAAGAGTCCTATTTTTCCTagtgtgacatttcacatactgATGGTATGTGCGCAAGACTTTGTGCAAGGTACAGTTGTTAAAATCCCCTAAAATAAATTTGGAAGTGCGtcgggagatggattccagtttctgtgacagattataaataatctctgatgcctttgttatattagcttttggttgaatgtacacaacggtaacaaacaattgggggaactcacggggcagatagtaaggtcgcagtgacacagaaagcagttcaatgtcgggggtacagagtcgctctcttaccaggatcgatttacaCCACTGGTCGCTGACAAGCAGGCAGACGCCCCGCCCGTGaagtttccctgtgactgtcagatcgcggtccgctctgaccaggtgaagccggccggctccacttctctgtccgggactctgtcatccagccaagtctcagtaAATGCCAGCAAACAGGCCTCCCGATATTCGTGTTGGAAGCGCAGATTCGCTGACAACTCATCCGCTTTCCCCCTCAGTGACTGGGCATTAATCAGCAAGGTGGTGGGTAAGGGAAGTTTGTTCTTAATTTTTTAAAGTCGTTGTCTGATTCCCCCGCGTTTTCCACGTTTGCATTTGGGTTTGTAATCCACTCGCAGACAATCAGGTATTAGATGGGCCATTGGGATATCCATCGCGTTCGTATTTGAGTTGCATTGTAGTAAAAACTCcctgctgtattggattccgctgccagcagcgttttcattatttagtcagttcgtagcgggtatgtacacgatcaacaagatcagtccaacacCGTgaccccaccactggaaatccatggttggcagaatgtttgtaaactaagtgtacaaattaaaaacataaaataacgccactaagtgtacaaattaaaaacataagattcAAAACATAAGATAATGCCACACCAAACGTcacacacactgcaggtcgcaacagagacgctgctacccgctcttttcttagttacgttcatggttatgttacgtatgacgaaagcgcgtaagtgcaagccctcagacacccatagagattgttttgaaagctctgaaatttgaaaaaaatagattttacatgggagtctatgactgacttctgggcgattttcaacctgactgaaatcgccccaaaaggggggggggggcatttgaagcacgactttagcctgattggacatttagtggcagtgtggcactgtggcagatcagacgtctagattacaacactgataactactgttgccgtgatataattgattagaaaaaaaatcccttccttttcccgtttggcagtgcgtcgcccatatcgccctattgaacacaccgcccctgcaacTGTTATGTGTTAAAGATGCAGTTCGGGATCATAAACacttacaaattcgtaacatattgtaggaataattggaattcataacatattataagattttttattttgtttgcagttggttacatatcatacgaaatggatgatgtagtacacaattgtgcaccatttttacattttagtcatttagcagacgctcttatccagagcgacttacagttagtgtggtcctctgtagctcagctggtagagcacggcgcttgtaacgccaaggtagtgggttcgatccccgggaccacccatacacaaaaaaataaaaaaataaaaaatgatgtatgcacgcatgactgtaagtcgctttggataaaagcgtctgctaaatggcatattatattattatattattattattattattattatatatttatattatattatagtgagtgcatacatttttttattttttatttttttatactggccccccgtgggaatcgaacccacaaccctggcgttgcaagcaccatgctctaccaattgagctacacggggctgtTTTTGGCTGTtgagcactactttcaaaactactgggtGAAATTATAAAAAACATTTGGAGCATCACTTTCATTTACACAAATTGCATTTGAAGTTACACGTGATCATAACCACTGCTAGGTAAACAAAGACGTTTCTGATGATGAACTGCGCCATTTTTAATGACGTGGACGGAAAATGGGTCTAAATGGATAATGGTAATGACCCCTTTGTACCCATTGCTGGAGCCCATATTGATTGCATAGACTAGCTAGAGATTATGGAGGAATTTCTCTGGGCTAGCCTACTGGAATATTTTACCCGCGCCCACTCAAGGCTCCTTCAAAACAGCGCTTCGCTCTGATGGAGCAGGAGAAAGAACTAACCAATAGGAAGCCAGTGCCCAGCCCACTTCTTACTCTCGCATCCATCCGTGGAGTGGAAAAATCCCAAACAGGAGGCGGACCACAACCTGCAGTTGTCTGTCTGAGAAGTCTGAGCATATTTAATGGATAAAGTGAATGTGCTTGAAGGAGTGCATTTGATTACATACTGCAGTTGATTAAAgtagatgtttttgtttaattTAAATAATGTTGAGTGCGCAGAACGCTTGATTTCTTTGTACGATAAGAAAAAGGTGTAATTATTAATAAAACCTATAATTTGCTTGTTTATCATTCAAGCAGATTGGAGGAGAACACTCCTGGCCTGCATATACAAAGGTAATATCAATCAGATTTTTGTTGTGATTTATCATTGCTTGCAAATAAACTTGAAGATTGCTTCTGTAATAATTACATATGCCATTGATCAAGACCATTGTTGATCAATAAAAACACTTCTGAAATTATATTTTACAGAATTAAACCTTGAGGCTAGAATATCTTCCACTTTTATGTGTCACTGGTGTTCTTTGATTTATGGTAGCATGTGCAAGTTCATGTGAGGGGGACTATTGACAAGTGAGGGGGTACAATAAAAAAAACGTAATGTTGGTTATATTGTGGTGGTGGGTGTTTTAAAGTGGCAACTATCAGTTATAGCTGCTTCATTTGGCCATATGAATGCATGTAGGCTATTCACTTATTTCTACATTTCTCTCATATTCACTTATTTCTACATTTCTCTCCTTGTTTTATTTATCACTGTTTGTACACagtttcatttttattttactgtctgtctctctgtcggtctGCGTTAATTCATTCAGCTCACCCTTGTTCCTTCCAACAACCTATTGATATATCCATTATATCCTGCATGGATAAAGCTAGAGCCATAAGCATGGACAGCCGTGGATGATGTTGCCGGTTTTACTGGAGAACATTCTCTGTCTCATGCTCAGGCCCTCTCATGCTTGTCCTGAGTCGGTGtgaagaggggtgagagagagcccCAGTGTGGAGCCAGGGAGTGGTCCAGGGTCTGGAGCCCCTTCCTCCAGTCACAGGGGGGTACAACTTTTCACCAATGGAACTATGGAATAGTGTGGGTCTGCGAAGTGACTCAATAGTTCTGTGAGACTCTGGTTTGCATGTTTGTAAGATTTGACTAGAGTCTGGATGAAATAGCTAGATACTTAGGGAAGGATCCTGCTACAGTTGTAGCTTGTAGGATATCCAAGGATCTACATGATCCTTGGAAATATTACAGCAGGTTTTGTTTCCAAATGTCAAGTCCATCAATAAACAAGTATAGGCTTATAATTGACCACGCCTGTTCTTTCTCTATCAGTTGTTGTAAAATGTTTCAGACTTCTACAGAAAGCCACCCTTTGTCTGGCCTACTCAAGAGGAAGACTGTATCTGTTTATTCCTGTAGATGGCAGTGCTGTGTTGCGTTTGAAATGGCCACATACAGTAGATACAGGATCATATATACCGATGGATCAGATCAAATCCCTACTAAAATGAACAAGGGAAAAAGAGCTCCTTGAAAAAAGAACTCCCTTGACATGCTTTTATGACTATagaattgtattattattatggaGATAAAACCTTCACCACAATCAGTCAAATTAGCTGACGGAAACTCTTACTAACTTAAATCCCTGGTATAGAGCTTTGGACCTGCTAAGCCTTAGTGGTGGCAGCGTCCTCATTGAAAAGCACTGTGTGTTTCTGGTTGAGTTGAGCCATAAACTCAACTTAGTATTTCCcagagccatatacagtggggaaaaaaagtatttagtcagccaccaattgtgcaagttctcccacttaaaaagatgagagaggcctgtaattttcatcataggtacacgtcaactatgacagacaaattgaggaaaaaaaatccagaaaatcacattgtaggatttttaatgaatttatttgcaaattatggtggaaaataagtatttggtcacctacaaacaagcaagatttctggctctcacagacctgtaacttcttatttaagaggctcctctgtcctccactcgttacctgtattaatggcacctgtttgaacttgttatcagtataaaagacacctgtccacaacctcaaacagtcacactccaaactccactatggccaagaccaaagagctgtcaaaggacaccagaaacaaaattgtagacctgcaccaggctgggaagactgaatctgcaataggtaagcagcttggtttgaagaaatcaactgtgggagcaattattagaaaatggaagacatacaagaccactgataatctccctcgatctggggctccacgcaagatctcaccctgtggggtcaaaatgatcacaagaacggtgagcaaaatcccagaaccacacggggggacctagtgaatgacctgcagagagctgggaccaaagtaacaaagcctaccatcagtaacacactacaccgccagggactcaaatcctgcagtgcgagacgtgtccccctgcttaagccagtacatgtccaggcccgtctgaagtttgctaaagtgcatttggattatccagaagaggattgggagaatgtcatatggtcagatggaaccaaaatataactttttggtaaaaactcaactcgtcgtgtttggaggacaaagaatgctgagttgcatccaaagaacaccatacctactgtgaagcatgggggtggaaacatcatgctttggggctgtttttctgcaaagggaccaggacgactgatccgtgtaaaggaaagaatgaatggggccatgtatcgtgagattttgagtgaaaacctccttccatcagcaagggcattgaagatgaaacgtggctgggtctttcagtatgacaatgatcccaaacacaccgcccgggcaatgaaggagtggcttcgtaagaagcatttcaaggtcctggagtggcctagccagtctccagatctcaaccccatagaaaatctttggagggagttgaaagtccgtgttgtccagcgacagccccaaaacgtcactgctctagaggagatctgcatggaggaatgggccaaaataccagcaacagtgtgtgaaaaccttgtgaagacttacagaaaacgtttgacctgtgtcatttccaacaaagggtatataacaaagtattgagaaacttttgttattgaccaaatacttatttttcaccataatttgcaaataaattcattaaaaatcctacaatgtgattttctggattttttttctcattttgtctgtcatagttgacgagtacctatgatgaaaattacaggcctctctcatcttttaaagtgggagaacttgcacaattggtggctgactaaatactttttttcccccactgtatatagacagttCTACCAGGTTTTAGAACGGCTGCCATGTTAGCGCCCATATAGAACAATTCCCTATGAAATGACCTGCTGTAAACAAGCAAAACAGAGCAGTGAATTTGACAGACGTTTTTATTGATTAGCATTCAATGTGTATCCAAGTCTGTACTGTGTTGTGGTGTCAACAAATTGCATATCTGCTTTCACTGGACATCTTCATAGGTTTTGAAAACTATCAGAAATAAACAGCACAATGTGGAAGTGTCAAATTATCACTTAGCAACAGCTATGGAGGAGAAAGTGGCGTTGTCGGAATGTTCAGATAGGAACCGCATTGGCCCATCTCTCTACATATATGTCTCTGGTATTTCCTTAGTCCAGTCTTTGCCTTGAAACATTGTTGAATGTGTCAGAACCCCATCCCAAATAAATAACGGACACAAACAACTGAACAACAATATCTCAACACAGA from Coregonus clupeaformis isolate EN_2021a chromosome 17, ASM2061545v1, whole genome shotgun sequence includes these protein-coding regions:
- the LOC121585463 gene encoding gamma-glutamylcyclotransferase-like, with the protein product MDDNIETHTFLYFAYGSNLLKERLQLKNPSATIHCVARLKDYKLVFGNYKGLASDRWHGGVATIENSPANEVWGVVWRMNVADLASLDSQENVRLGAYSPVEVNVKTRGQELNCRTYIMNSCIYAPPSPQYLKVILMGAEQNGLPKNYQEKLRAIETNKYEGPLPVMADLERIMKRAKERANHQSDA